The Trichoplusia ni isolate ovarian cell line Hi5 unplaced genomic scaffold, tn1 tig00000593, whole genome shotgun sequence genomic sequence GTGAAGAATCTGTCGGTTCGATTAACACAATGTCGATATGCAAGTCGAACTTCTGTTTCTCCCCCCCGTAAAAGAGGGCGGTCACGGCGTTCACTTCAGCGTGGACAGCCTCTGCGAGCTGCCCTCCGAGCAGGACCTCATCCTCACCTGCCAGCCAACAAGGACAACTACACCATCGCATTTGAGGGCAGTCTCACCACATACTCTGAGGACAGTGAGTGCGTTGAACCGGCCGTCAATCAAAAACATGGTACGAAACAGTTCCTCAACTACTGATGCATTCCACGATAATGATTCAATGTTTACTCAGTTTGCCATGACGCTAATTTCTGATACTGAATCATTGCCGCATGCATAATTACTCATGATAACTTGCCAACTCATAAACATTACGTTTTCAGACAAATTGGGCGAGGAAGACACCTTAGTTTTAGATAACGATGAAAGAACGCGCAGgaatttagaattattagaGAGATGTAAGAAATTAACTAATAAGCTAACTACGTCTATGGCAAGGAGCGATTTAGGATTAACTACTTGGAGTAAGCTTAAGAAACAAACAAGTCAGTCACCCTTAAGGAggtaaagtatttaataatattatctacagAGAATTTTGTGTTTGTTAACTTTGCTCACCTATTCAATAACgcttgtgtttttattttctagacaCCCATCGGGAAACAATAATGAAGGTTCACACGAAGCGACTGATGCAACAGACGACAACATGAGCAATTCAGTTATCAAAAGCCAAAGTTTGCCAAACCTGTACAGGAGGAAACTTATGAGTAGTTCCATAAATTCGGCAGCTCTAAGTAATTCAACGGTATGTATTAGTCTTTAGCCTGCTAAACATTTTAGATATTTCGCTTATGTCCCTAAgttgaattataattatcttttatttacagGTTGACTCGTTCACGGTGAATCAACGACTTACAGGCAACCCCATGTGCATGAAAGTATACGATGTTTCGCAACACCGATCGACCCAAGGAAGCCAACACTCGGAACCTATGAGCACATCTTCAACTGAAAATCAAACGTCTTCTGATAAAAGTCAGCCAAAACAAACATTTAGCTTGGTTaagttatttatgaaacaaaagagCATGAGCAACGATGGTATTGTTAGCATGGAGCAGTTAGACAGATCAGAGTGCTGGCCGTCGAGCTCGGGCGGCGAGAGTGGCGAGTCCATGGGAGAACAGAAACTCTCAGATTCGAAAACAGCAATCTCTGAACGGCCACAGATAGATATACCTGCTTCTGAAGTAGAAGAAACCTCTTCTGTTGTGTACGAAGAGATCCCTTCGAGTATTAATCCATATAATAACAGAGTATACGACGAAGTATTAATTGAAGAAGAGGAAACTGGCGATGGTGTAAAATTAAGTGATAGTGAATCGAGTAACCTTTATGCCACCGTTAGCAAACCTCACGTTAAGAGAACTAATTTAAACGTCGTAAATAGTCCGTCTAGAATGAGAAGCAACAGAAAGTCTTGTTCCTCTCAGTCTTCAGCAACTAGCGTTAGTATTTCCAGCTGTTCCGAATCTGATGGAACACAAATTACCAGAATGAATAGACTTTTGCAACGTGAACAGTGTGACAATAAATCAACGTCCACTCATCTTGGTTCAGATACTATTGATAAAAGCATTCAAACATCTAGCATGCAAGTATCAAGTGTATCACAAAGAGAATTATTTAAGATCGTCGAACCGTCAtttttagaaaaactaaaagaagGGGATTGTGAAAAACCTGTTTTCGTGTTATATCCTAATTATACTCTCCCAGATATAAGTTTCCTTAATGGAAGacccaatatttatttaaatccgcTAAAAGTAAACGTTTCTCCAAGATCGAATGAAAGCAAGAGAAACCGATTGCAAGTGAAAGGCAAGCGCCCGTTTTCATGCAATGACCTTGaagctttaaa encodes the following:
- the LOC113507091 gene encoding uncharacterized protein LOC113507091, producing the protein PLRAALRAGPHPHLPANKDNYTIAFEGSLTTYSEDSECVEPAVNQKHDKLGEEDTLVLDNDERTRRNLELLERCKKLTNKLTTSMARSDLGLTTWSKLKKQTSQSPLRRHPSGNNNEGSHEATDATDDNMSNSVIKSQSLPNLYRRKLMSSSINSAALSNSTVDSFTVNQRLTGNPMCMKVYDVSQHRSTQGSQHSEPMSTSSTENQTSSDKSQPKQTFSLVKLFMKQKSMSNDGIVSMEQLDRSECWPSSSGGESGESMGEQKLSDSKTAISERPQIDIPASEVEETSSVVYEEIPSSINPYNNRVYDEVLIEEEETGDGVKLSDSESSNLYATVSKPHVKRTNLNVVNSPSRMRSNRKSCSSQSSATSVSISSCSESDGTQITRMNRLLQREQCDNKSTSTHLGSDTIDKSIQTSSMQVSSVSQRELFKIVEPSFLEKLKEGDCEKPVFVLYPNYTLPDISFLNGRPNIYLNPLKVNVSPRSNESKRNRLQVKGKRPFSCNDLEALKKKGLGHIRDGIHSTSYYLWNASNYCPRSLNLCIT